gctcattgtaatagcGGGAACGGAATCAACGGAATGGTATCTAACAGATCAaccatatggaaaccacgtttgacttcgttccatttattccattccagccattgcaaTGAGCCTGTCATCcggtagctcctcccaccagccctctACTGGTCTGTAtggaagaccccccccccctgtatctcTATGACAACAAGCACAACTCTGATATTAACAATTTCTTTTCAAAGTGGCCTAAATCCCACATGCGTCCACTTACATCAGTGCATTCGTAACAGCCTAACCATTATGAAACTTCTATTAAATCAAATAAGCCTCTTGTAGCAAATTAGTgatgacattttttgttgtccAAATTTGATACTCTTATTGACTTCCATACAAAAGTTATTCAGTTCGTGGGCTTATTTACACAAACAGATTTGGGCAGATTAcctctcgctttgcctcttcctctctgccctagAGCAAGAATGCTTGTTTAGGTTGCACCTCTGATGAATGAGGCAGGCTACTTATACATGTTTTAGAATTGGGGGTGGGAAAGAACGTCATGGTGATTTCGACGTGGACTGGAGAAACATCAACAAATAGGgaactgacagctgtcagtgtagatagctagcatgctaaccttagctagctagcatcatctgttgttgctgtttttttttttaactgcaccATATTCAAAAGAAAAGCCAGCTGGTTAGGCTGGTTCTGGAGCTGGATTTGACATAACCATTTAGGGAAAACTTTGCCACAGATGGAAACCAGTAACTTTGACTTTGCATTCTATTGTTTTCTCCAACATTTTGGCATCTTCCATAAGATGtatgctattttctacattgtaatggCCACGGTGCAACCTTTGGCTAGATGCAGTATATTACATTGAATGCATGCATTGACAACATCTTTATACCTTGTTTATGAAAGATAACAGCCACACATTGTAGAGCTACTTTTAATAAACATGTATAGGCTACATATTAGtaatgtgacaacaggaaacaacgatgtcaacaacaaaaaaattgtagGCAAGAATCTCTCCTCCAATGACTTCTAGTTCTTTCCATCCTTCTCTTCATCCTCCATGTGAATCATTCGCTTCTCTCCTTTCACCATCCTCACACCTGATGAAGGCAAGTGACTCAACACATAAAAAAGAATGGTAAAAGATTCATACTGAGAATCTGTTACGACACCAACATCAATTTATAAGGTCACAATGTACAGAATGTCACCCGTATAAATACATTACTGTCCATAATTTAAGCATAGAGGTTACTTACATTACGTCAACATATTAAGCCAAACCACTATTTTACAGTTTACTTCAAGTCTCATTTAGTCTCTAACAGTAACACAACAGAGTGAGACTGACCTGGTATGAGTGGAGGAGTGTTGAGGACGGGAGTGTCTTTCCTGCGTGGTTTCTTCAGTTCCTGCTCATCTGGCTGCTCCTCGGGGTGCACTGCCTCAGGACAGTGTTTCCCCTGCACAGCTCTGGTCATCCCTGCCCCCTCCTCTAGCAGGGTCCTCACAGGCTCCACCATCTGATCTGttacacagaaatataacatacatgttatttatatttatacAGTAACTATGAGATATGTGTTGTTTTGTTGCTATTGATGAGTTAGTCACAAAAATGGCACGGAAACTTGTTTCAAAGAATAGTATTGCGTATTCGATTCCATACAGATATAATGCAGTATGTGGTTGTGTAAAGTGGTGGTAtttcatagtgtgtgtgtgcgtgcgtgcgtgtgtgaatcTACACATACGTAATCCCCATCACGAATACACAGAGGCAGACCTGGCTGCTGTCTTACCATCTGTCACTGTGTTGGTTGGTCCCAGTGGagatctgctctctctctctccttttctctcctttctctttccctccccctcccctctgtctctcagaTACTCACAGTGGTGCTCCTGTCCACCCGTCAGTCTGTGTTCCGCTGTCTCCGGGGGCGACCTCACACAGCCACAGCCTGTAgacatcttctcctcctcttctctctcttatcctctttCTCCCAGTCTGGACCCAGATCAGATAACACAGCCCAGTCTCAGTCTGGACACACATTGATCCATTAT
Above is a window of Oncorhynchus kisutch isolate 150728-3 linkage group LG18, Okis_V2, whole genome shotgun sequence DNA encoding:
- the ppp1r17 gene encoding protein phosphatase 1 regulatory subunit 17 yields the protein MSTGCGCVRSPPETAEHRLTGGQEHHYQMVEPVRTLLEEGAGMTRAVQGKHCPEAVHPEEQPDEQELKKPRRKDTPVLNTPPLIPGVRMVKGEKRMIHMEDEEKDGKN